In a single window of the Acipenser ruthenus chromosome 20, fAciRut3.2 maternal haplotype, whole genome shotgun sequence genome:
- the gan gene encoding gigaxonin, which produces MSDSAVSCGSVVSDPKHSCKVLRALRSFREENCFQDAVLVLDGEEIPVQKNILAAASPYIRTKLNYNPPKEDGSVYRIELQGISVSVMNELLDYIFSGEIRLSEETIQDIVQAADLLLLTDLKTLCCEFLEGCIVAENCIGIRQFALHYCLHHVHYLATEFLETHFRDVSSTEEFLELSPERLKEIIALEKLNVGNEKYIFEAVVRWISDDVDARRVFMKDVMSEVWVHGLDSTYLRDQMMADPLVRDIIRECNNIPLSPTQHGENQLATFKPRGYSECIITLGGEERATRKPSKVMRCMCPLYDPNRQLWIELMPMSIARFSHGVLAAEGLLFVVGGLDENKTSLNSGEKYDPDTNTWSAISPMLEARHNFGIVEIDGLIYVLGGEDGEKEMVSIEVYDIHTNVWKTQSDMTMVRKIGCYATMNKKIYAMGGGSYGKLYESVECYDPKTQQWTAICPLKERRFGAVACGVGQELYVFGGVRSRETDHPQTTEMLTCKSEFYHDEYKRWMYLDDQNLCIPTSSSFVYGAVPIGASIYVVGDLDTGTSYDYVREFRRSTGTWHRTKPLLPSDLRRTGCAALRIANCKLFRLQLQQGLFRIRVPS; this is translated from the exons aactaAATTGAATTACAACCCTCCGAAGGAAGATGGCTCTGTGTATAGGATTGAGCTTCAGGGGATCTCTGTCAGTGTGATGAATGAGCTTCTGGACTACATCTTCTCTGGCGAG ATCCGACTCAGTGAAGAGACCATCCAGGACATCGTGCAGGCAGCAGACCTGCTGCTCCTCACTGACCTCAAGACCCTGTGCTGCGAGTTCCTGGAGGGCTGCATCGTGGCAGAGAACTGCATCGGGATCCGTCAGTTTGCACTGCACTACTGCCTTCATCACGTGCACTACCTGGCCACGGAGTTCCTGGAGACGCACTTCCGGGATGTGAGCAGCACCGAGGAGTTCCTGGAGCTGAGCCCAGAGAGACTCAAAGAGATCATCGCCTTGGAGAAACTCAACGTGGGCAATGAGAAGTACATCTTCGAAGCAGTGGTCAGGTGGATATCGGACGATGTGGATGCCAGGAGG GTGTTCATGAAAGATGTGATGTCAGAGGTGTGGGTGCACGGTTTGGACTCGACCTACCTGCGAGATCAGATGATGGCTGACCCTTTGGTGCGAGACATCATCCGGGAGTGTAACAACATCCCCCTGAGCCCAACACAGCACGGAGAGAACCAGCTCGCCACCTTCAAGCCCCGCGGCTACTCCGAGTGCATCATCACactgggaggggaggagagggc CACTCGCAAGCCATCTAAAGTCATGCGCTGCATGTGCCCGCTGTATGATCCAAACAGACAGCTCTGGATAGAGCTGATGCCCATGAGCATTGCAAGGTTCAGCCATGGAGTGCTGGCTGCAG AGGGCTTACTGTTTGTGGTTGGAGGATTGGATGAAAATAAAACTTCTCTCAACTCAGGGGAAAAGTATGACCCTGATACCAACACCTGGAGTGCCATTTCACCTATGCTTGAG GCCAGGCATAACTTTGGGATAGTGGAGATTGACGGATTGATTTACGTCCTGGGAGGGGAGGATGGAGAGAAAGAGATGGTCTCAATAGAGGTGTACGACATCCACACCAACGTCTGGAAGACTCAGTCTGACATGACCATGGTTCGAAAG ATTGGATGTTATGCAACCATGAACAAGAAGATCTATGCAATGGGTGGAGGCTCTTATGGGAAGCTCTATGAATCGGTGGAGTGCTATGACCCAAAGACGCAGCAGTGGACAGCTATCTGCCCTCTGAAGGAAAGGAG ATTTGGAGCCGTAGCCTGTGGTGTGGGACAGGAGCTTTATGTGTTTGGAGGGGTACGCAGCCGGGAGACAGACCACCCCCAAACTACTGAGATGTTGACCTGCAAATCTGAGTTCTACCATGATGAATACAAAAG ATGGATGTATTTGGACGACCAGAACCTTTGCATTCCTACCAGCTCCTCTTTTGTATATGGGGCTGTACCGATCGGGGCCAGTATCTATGTAGTTGGTGATCTAGACACGG GTACCAGCTATGATTATGTGCGGGAGTTCCGGAGAAGCACAGGGACCTGGCACCGAACCAAACCTTTGCTGCCCTCTGACCTGCGACGCACCGGCTGTGCTGCGCTCCGCATTGCCAACTGCAAGCTCTTCCGTCTCCAGCTGCAGCAGGGCCTGTTCCGAATCCGGGTCCCATCGTAA